The following are encoded together in the Lathyrus oleraceus cultivar Zhongwan6 chromosome 3, CAAS_Psat_ZW6_1.0, whole genome shotgun sequence genome:
- the LOC127131162 gene encoding uncharacterized protein LOC127131162 → MKLKDLKAKNYLFQSLDKSILKTITQKETSKQLWDSMKMKCQGNVRVRRSQLNRLCRDFEVLGMKHGKSINDYFGRVMKVAKDMRNYGEDVSDVKIVDKILRTLTDKWKYIICSIKEAKDINQLFMDALQSSLLVH, encoded by the coding sequence ATGAAGCTGAAGGATTTGAAAGCTAAGAATTACTTATTTCAGTCACTTGATAAGTCAATTCTGAAGACGATTACGCAGAAGGAGACATCCAAACAGCTATGGGATTCCATGAAGATGAAGTGTCAAGGTAATGTTCGAGTGAGGAGATCTCAGCTCAATCGTCTATGCCGGGACTTTGAGGTTCTGGGAATGAAGCATGGCAAATCGATAAATGATTACTTTGGTCGAGTAATGAAGGTTGCAAAAGACATGAGGAATTATGGGGAAGATGTGAGTGATGTCAAGATCGTTGATAAGATTTTGAGAACACTTACTGATAAATGGAAGTACATTATTTGTTCCATTAAGGAAGCCAAAGACATAAACCAACTCTTTATGGATGCCTTACAAAGTTCTCTGCTCGTTCACTAG